A single Defluviitalea saccharophila DNA region contains:
- a CDS encoding metallophosphoesterase family protein, translating to MKILAVGDKESRYIWDHFDRERFKDIDLILSSGDLKSEYLSFLVTMIKAPLFYVHGNHDTPYIVKEPLGCTSIDDQLVIYNDIRILGLGGSQVYNNGRFQYTEKEMALRIKRLKRVLKKYNGFDILLTHAPAYGLGDGDDLCHRGFQSFIELLDQYSPKYFIHGHQHLNYGRQERFISYKKTSIINAYEYHILEY from the coding sequence ATGAAAATACTTGCAGTCGGAGATAAAGAATCTAGGTATATATGGGATCATTTTGATCGTGAACGCTTTAAAGATATTGATTTAATATTATCCAGCGGTGATTTGAAGTCTGAATATCTCTCTTTCTTAGTCACTATGATTAAAGCACCTCTATTTTATGTGCATGGAAATCATGATACACCTTATATTGTTAAAGAACCTCTGGGATGTACGAGTATCGACGATCAATTGGTGATTTACAATGATATTCGAATTCTTGGGTTAGGTGGCTCACAAGTCTATAATAACGGCAGATTCCAATATACCGAAAAAGAAATGGCCCTTCGCATCAAAAGATTAAAAAGAGTCCTCAAAAAATATAATGGGTTTGATATATTGCTTACTCATGCGCCTGCTTACGGTCTTGGGGATGGGGACGATTTATGCCATAGAGGATTTCAATCCTTTATTGAACTATTGGATCAATATAGTCCAAAATACTTTATTCATGGTCATCAGCATTTAAATTACGGCCGGCAGGAACGATTTATATCTTATAAAAAGACATCCATTATTAACGCCTATGAATATCATATCTTGGAATATTAA